A region of the Microcystis aeruginosa FD4 genome:
CAATTGGAGAGCCATAATTGTGTCTTCCTTATTATATATTTCAAGACAAGCAACAGTTTATGATGCCATAGGAGTGCTGTTCGTCATTGATAATTTTAGGGATTTGTAATAATTGCATTAGGGGATAGGGGAATGAGGAAATGGGGGAAGTGGGGAGATAGGGGAATAGGGAAATAGGGAAATTCAACTGTAGCAGCAGCCAGATGGCAGCAGGCATCAGGAAAATCCTTGCCAGAAAAGGGTTTTAGCGATTTAGATTGTCCTAACCAACTTGTTCTTTGTGATCAAACCCCAAAACCGCAAAACCCTAAAACCCCATCCCCCAATACCCAAAACCCTTCCCCTAGGGCGGCAAACTAGGTTAAGATCTGGTCTAATGGCATGATATAACTTTTTTAACTAGCTATCAGCGTTCAGCTAATAGCTAGGCTGCGGTGGCAAATCCCAATTCCCCACCCTATGCCTAGTCGGAAAGCTGACGGCTTAATTTCTTGTCCTGATCGTTAATTTGCCTTGGTTTTAGGAGACCACAACTGCAATGAAGAATCTTGTTCGTCTGCTGGCGGTAATTGCCTTGATTATCGGGAGTTTTTGGGGCAAAGTTCCCGCTCAAGCTCTCAACCTCACCTCGATCGCCTCTCCTTCTCTTCCCGTGGCGGTCTTAAATGCGGCCGATGCCAAACTAACCACAGAATTTGGGGCAAAAATCGACCTTAATAACAGTGATATTCGCGATTTCCGGGACTTGAGAGGGTTCTATCCCAATTTAGCCGGTAAAATCATCAAAAACGCCCC
Encoded here:
- the psbU gene encoding photosystem II complex extrinsic protein PsbU gives rise to the protein MKNLVRLLAVIALIIGSFWGKVPAQALNLTSIASPSLPVAVLNAADAKLTTEFGAKIDLNNSDIRDFRDLRGFYPNLAGKIIKNAPYQEVEDVLNIPGLSATQKERLQANLEKFTVTEPSKEFIEGDDRFNPGVY